One Candidatus Bathyarchaeota archaeon genomic region harbors:
- a CDS encoding sugar kinase, with the protein MSVDVIGIGESVVDLVSAKPGPLTKAAIFERCFGGAPMNTIVGVSKLNLSAGAITAVGEDPFGDYIIKEFQRNGVDTSQVKIKKGRRTTLAFVMNEPLTGERSFIFYREPWVGRTADSMLSPEDIDPKYIAGAKILHTSGFSLSRNPSRRAVLKAVEYAKRAGVKVSFDPTLRIDVWDSISSIRRVYTKILRSCDIAAFSIDEAEFMFGTNDPHEAAKKVLEFGVEVAGIKMGSRGSLIMSKDGEEVSAPAFKVRVVDTTGAGDGWNAGLIVGLCRGWRLEECITVANAIGALIVTRRGAITAMPRKDELEKFLRRMGVFIEVG; encoded by the coding sequence ATGAGTGTCGATGTAATCGGAATTGGAGAGAGTGTAGTAGACTTAGTCTCGGCAAAACCTGGACCCTTAACAAAAGCAGCGATTTTCGAGAGATGCTTTGGCGGGGCTCCGATGAACACTATAGTAGGGGTGTCCAAGCTCAACTTATCTGCTGGTGCAATAACCGCTGTTGGAGAGGACCCGTTTGGAGATTATATAATAAAAGAGTTTCAGCGTAATGGCGTAGATACGTCGCAGGTTAAGATAAAGAAGGGAAGAAGAACAACTCTCGCTTTTGTTATGAATGAGCCTCTCACAGGTGAACGAAGCTTCATTTTTTATAGGGAACCATGGGTTGGTAGAACGGCTGATAGTATGTTATCTCCGGAAGATATCGATCCGAAGTATATTGCCGGGGCTAAGATTCTGCATACTTCTGGTTTTTCTCTGTCTCGGAATCCGTCTAGAAGAGCTGTTTTAAAGGCTGTGGAGTATGCTAAAAGAGCTGGTGTAAAGGTGTCATTCGATCCGACATTGAGAATTGATGTCTGGGACTCTATCTCATCGATTAGAAGAGTGTATACGAAGATCCTTAGGTCATGTGATATAGCGGCATTTTCGATTGATGAGGCCGAATTTATGTTTGGGACAAATGACCCTCATGAAGCGGCGAAAAAAGTGTTAGAATTTGGAGTTGAAGTAGCGGGAATAAAGATGGGTTCAAGAGGATCGCTTATAATGAGCAAAGATGGCGAAGAGGTTTCAGCTCCAGCTTTTAAAGTTAGGGTGGTGGATACAACTGGGGCTGGTGATGGTTGGAACGCGGGGCTCATTGTAGGTTTATGCAGGGGATGGAGATTGGAAGAGTGCATTACAGTGGCGAACGCTATTGGAGCTTTAATAGTGACGAGAAGAGGGGCAATAACAGCTATGCCCCGAAAAGATGAGCTGGAGAAGTTCTTGAGGCGAATGGGTGTCTTCATCGAAGTAGGTTAA
- a CDS encoding aldo/keto reductase: MIKRRLGRTGLEVSIIGFGAIKLPLIDKATSSKVLNRALDLGVNFIDTARAYGDSEEKIGEAVSERREEFYISTKSTATTAENMRKDIHESLKLLRTDYIDLYLCHNLRYESDYQKVMGPGGAMEALVEAKKDGVIGHIGFSCHRFHETMERGIRSGIFEVIMVSYNILNDELVDEKILPLAKSLDVGVIAMKPLAGGILANPPPELRSYSKIPITAENALRFVLSNDAVSIAIPGMMSISEVEENVRVGETFSKMTEEERNELVKAAESLGKSFCRGCGYCQPCPQKIRIPIILRQLAYFKNYGLRDWARGRYRHMEVKADACVQCGKCVEKCPYSLDVPRMLKEAHMLLASS, encoded by the coding sequence ATGATTAAGAGAAGGCTGGGGCGGACTGGACTTGAGGTTTCAATAATAGGCTTCGGCGCCATCAAACTGCCGTTAATAGATAAAGCGACAAGTAGCAAGGTATTGAATAGAGCTCTGGACCTTGGGGTCAACTTTATCGACACGGCTAGAGCATACGGTGACAGCGAAGAGAAGATTGGAGAGGCTGTGAGTGAAAGAAGAGAGGAGTTTTACATTTCAACTAAGAGTACAGCAACAACTGCTGAAAATATGAGAAAAGATATTCATGAAAGTCTTAAACTATTACGCACAGACTATATAGATCTTTACCTTTGCCATAACCTCAGATACGAGTCGGACTATCAGAAGGTTATGGGTCCTGGTGGGGCAATGGAAGCCCTTGTAGAGGCCAAGAAAGATGGTGTGATAGGACATATTGGCTTCAGTTGTCACCGCTTTCACGAGACGATGGAAAGAGGAATAAGATCCGGCATCTTCGAGGTAATAATGGTCTCATATAACATTTTGAATGATGAGCTTGTTGACGAAAAGATCCTGCCTCTAGCGAAGAGTTTGGATGTTGGCGTAATCGCAATGAAGCCTCTTGCAGGCGGAATCCTAGCAAATCCTCCACCCGAGCTAAGATCGTACTCAAAAATTCCAATTACAGCGGAGAATGCACTCAGGTTTGTATTATCAAACGACGCGGTAAGCATAGCTATCCCCGGAATGATGAGCATATCCGAGGTTGAAGAGAACGTTAGGGTAGGTGAAACCTTCTCCAAGATGACTGAAGAAGAGAGGAATGAACTTGTCAAAGCTGCGGAGTCGCTTGGCAAGAGCTTTTGCCGCGGTTGCGGATACTGCCAACCTTGCCCGCAGAAGATACGTATTCCAATAATCCTTCGTCAACTAGCTTACTTCAAGAATTATGGATTAAGAGACTGGGCTAGAGGTAGGTACAGGCATATGGAGGTGAAGGCGGATGCGTGTGTCCAATGTGGAAAATGTGTGGAGAAATGTCCATACAGCCTAGATGTTCCAAGAATGCTTAAGGAAGCACATATGCTTCTTGCTTCATCCTAG
- a CDS encoding glycoside hydrolase family 127 protein has translation MNRSNPVDGAGEFAVGIKEEKISPYARLKSPKIGEIRWTGGFWGEKSEKCFSVMIPNMWRLLNDPQISHAYANFLIAAGIEEGNHRGPPWHDGDFYKWFEAAVYAYAYTRNEDLRRQLDKIVGVFSRVQRKDGYIHTPVIIKSRRGEKVDDFPDPDHFVTYNMGHLMTAASAHFLVTGDRSFLEIAERACEYLYDICCKDPVKLARNAVCPSHYMGVIDLYRVTGKTKYLELAKRLIEIRDIVGDGTDQNQDRKPLRMHERIVGHAVRANYLYAGVADIYAEIGDESLLSMLEKVWQNLVNTKMYITGACGALYDGASPYGGEVHREIQLVHQAYGLEYQLPNAIAHNESCAAVGNILWNWRMLKILGQARFAEILELTLYNAILAAISLDGTKFFYTNTLRQVELPYRLRWSRVREPYIKCFCCPPNIVRIIAQSAMYAYLLSHDGVWVNLYGSNMLMTKLNGDEIVIRQETEYPWEGYVKLCIDKPSGKKFTLYLRIPEWSDRTIIKVNGQEICDEVRPGTYMPFTQVWQKGDEVEVYMSMRPKLIEAHPLVEECRNQVAVKRGPIVYCLESIDLPDYVGINEVFIPRDISFLEKEDAVAGERLISLEGRFHVYREGDWKNKLYRERVIKEPEEINAKLIPYYAWGNRGPSEMCVWIPLD, from the coding sequence ATGAACAGGTCTAATCCTGTGGATGGTGCGGGCGAGTTTGCCGTAGGAATCAAAGAAGAAAAAATAAGCCCATATGCCCGACTTAAGAGCCCAAAGATTGGAGAAATAAGATGGACTGGTGGCTTCTGGGGCGAAAAATCTGAGAAATGCTTCAGTGTTATGATTCCTAATATGTGGCGGCTGTTAAATGATCCTCAAATTAGTCACGCATATGCCAACTTCCTAATAGCGGCTGGTATCGAAGAGGGAAACCACAGAGGTCCTCCATGGCATGATGGTGACTTTTATAAATGGTTTGAAGCCGCAGTATACGCATACGCGTATACCAGAAATGAGGATCTGCGCAGACAATTGGATAAAATAGTAGGTGTGTTTTCGAGAGTTCAAAGGAAAGATGGGTATATCCACACTCCAGTCATAATAAAAAGTCGCCGCGGGGAGAAAGTTGATGATTTCCCTGATCCGGATCATTTTGTAACATACAATATGGGGCATCTGATGACAGCGGCGTCTGCACATTTTCTAGTTACTGGAGATAGATCATTTCTGGAAATTGCTGAAAGAGCATGTGAATATCTCTACGATATATGTTGCAAGGATCCGGTTAAACTTGCTAGAAATGCCGTATGCCCTTCACATTATATGGGCGTCATTGACCTTTACCGCGTAACAGGCAAGACAAAATATCTTGAACTGGCAAAAAGGTTAATTGAGATTCGCGACATTGTCGGAGATGGGACAGATCAGAATCAAGATAGAAAACCGTTACGTATGCACGAAAGAATTGTGGGTCATGCTGTCAGAGCTAACTATCTCTATGCTGGAGTCGCAGATATATACGCTGAAATTGGTGACGAATCCCTTTTAAGTATGCTTGAAAAGGTTTGGCAGAATCTTGTGAACACAAAGATGTATATTACAGGTGCTTGCGGAGCCTTATATGACGGTGCATCACCCTATGGCGGAGAAGTGCATAGAGAGATACAGCTTGTCCATCAGGCCTATGGTCTTGAGTACCAGCTACCAAATGCAATAGCGCATAACGAAAGCTGTGCCGCTGTCGGAAACATTTTATGGAATTGGCGCATGCTGAAGATACTCGGTCAAGCTAGATTTGCCGAAATCTTGGAATTGACTCTATATAATGCCATTCTCGCCGCCATCAGTTTAGATGGAACCAAATTCTTTTATACAAACACACTAAGACAAGTTGAGTTACCCTATAGATTACGTTGGTCGAGAGTTAGAGAGCCTTATATAAAATGTTTCTGCTGTCCACCTAACATTGTTCGCATAATCGCGCAGTCAGCCATGTATGCATATCTGTTGTCCCATGATGGAGTATGGGTAAACCTCTATGGAAGCAACATGCTTATGACCAAACTAAATGGCGATGAGATTGTTATAAGACAGGAGACAGAATATCCGTGGGAGGGGTATGTGAAACTTTGCATAGATAAGCCATCTGGCAAGAAATTTACGCTCTATCTCCGGATCCCTGAGTGGTCAGACAGAACAATAATTAAGGTTAACGGACAAGAGATTTGTGATGAAGTTCGGCCGGGAACTTATATGCCTTTCACTCAGGTATGGCAAAAGGGTGATGAAGTCGAAGTCTACATGTCTATGAGACCAAAACTTATTGAAGCCCATCCGCTTGTTGAGGAATGCAGAAATCAAGTGGCAGTGAAGAGAGGACCGATAGTATATTGTCTTGAATCAATTGATCTGCCGGACTATGTGGGAATAAATGAAGTCTTTATCCCACGTGATATCAGTTTCTTAGAGAAAGAGGATGCCGTTGCAGGCGAGAGACTAATCAGCTTGGAGGGCAGGTTCCATGTGTATCGGGAAGGCGACTGGAAAAATAAACTTTACCGTGAACGTGTAATTAAGGAGCCGGAGGAGATAAACGCAAAATTAATTCCATATTATGCCTGGGGAAATCGGGGACCGTCGGAGATGTGCGTTTGGATTCCTTTGGATTAG
- a CDS encoding DUF4981 domain-containing protein translates to MKGVHDWENQKIFDRGKEPPHATLMPYPNEWEAIKCERTNSSWFLSLNGLWKFRLYESPINVPDGFYKPEFKTDEWDEIPVPSNWQMLGYDKPYYVASGYVFKPDPPHVPQDWNPTGLYRRVFNIPKEWVGKKIFLVFEGVDSAFYVWINGKFIGYSQDSRLPAEFDISSYVYDGENVVAVEVFRWSDGSYLEDQDMWRLSGIYRDVYVYCCPQVHIRDFFVITQLDSEYRNATLKLRVNIKNYSDLEVNNYIVEFKLIDPYGKNVFTEPLRCTIEKITPKREIIYDVEKEVKNPEKWSAETPVLYTLVIMLRDSSGQVIEYESCKVGFRQVEIKNGKILLNGKPITLKGVNRHEHDDERGHAITVESMIKDIKLMKQFNFNAVRTSHYPNHPIWYDLCDEYGIYVIDEANIECHGLADHGKRLRTYSWKDPADDPEWLPAFMDRVVGMVERDKNHPCIIMWSLGNESGIGANHTAMAAWVHEYDPTRPVHYERTVYARGKIPRIVDVISVMYPTLEYLRQLAEDPEDERPIIMCEYAHSMGNSTGNLKEYWELIRKYSRICGGFIWDWVDQGLKRKTPEGIEYWAYGGDFGDKPTHKNFCINGLVWPNREPHPALWECKKIQQPIAVEPVDLKDGLLKITNEYDFLNLNVLDCFWELYEDANLLENGCLPKLDVEPHESVIVRVPYKIVNVTPGAEYWLTVRFKLREPTFWADKGHEVGWDQFKLPLESPGPCISVESMPPLELVETEDTIIARGRNFSLVFDKCEATISSFQYRNIELIRRGPKLNVWRAPLDNDAPRLAVAWRAAGLENLRHVTEYVRIKTASERRLTIEAKTLLRTIEGSERFECIYNYNICGSGDVIIDVEVNPLHGLPPHLPRIGLQAEIPGKYNIMTWYGRGPHENYWDRKEGAAIGVYRSTVDEQFVPYIKPQENGNKTDVRWVSFTDESGFGLLIVGMPILEVTALHYRTEDLANAKRTCDLVRREDITVNLDYKQSGVGGGSCGPDTLPKYLIKPEPTYFSLRMRPLSPTDDPMVLSKQRISFSDNS, encoded by the coding sequence ATGAAAGGAGTACATGACTGGGAAAATCAGAAGATTTTTGACAGGGGCAAAGAGCCGCCACATGCAACATTGATGCCATACCCAAATGAGTGGGAAGCCATTAAATGTGAACGGACAAATTCTTCATGGTTTCTTTCTCTTAATGGTCTATGGAAATTTAGGCTATATGAGAGCCCGATAAATGTTCCTGACGGATTTTACAAGCCTGAGTTTAAAACAGATGAGTGGGACGAAATCCCGGTTCCGAGTAATTGGCAAATGTTAGGTTACGACAAACCATATTATGTTGCATCAGGATACGTTTTTAAACCAGATCCACCTCATGTTCCACAGGACTGGAACCCCACGGGACTCTACCGTAGAGTCTTCAACATCCCAAAAGAGTGGGTTGGCAAGAAAATCTTCCTAGTCTTTGAGGGCGTTGACTCGGCTTTCTACGTGTGGATTAATGGAAAATTTATAGGGTACAGTCAGGACAGTCGTCTGCCCGCAGAGTTCGATATTTCCTCCTATGTATATGATGGAGAAAATGTGGTAGCTGTGGAAGTTTTTCGTTGGAGCGACGGAAGCTATCTAGAAGATCAGGATATGTGGCGATTAAGCGGAATATACCGTGACGTTTACGTTTACTGTTGCCCCCAGGTTCACATACGTGACTTTTTTGTTATAACACAATTAGACAGCGAGTACAGGAATGCAACCTTAAAGTTACGTGTCAACATTAAAAACTATTCAGATCTAGAAGTCAATAATTACATCGTAGAATTTAAGCTTATCGACCCCTACGGAAAAAATGTTTTCACCGAACCTCTGAGATGTACCATAGAAAAGATCACTCCGAAACGAGAAATAATTTACGATGTGGAAAAGGAGGTAAAAAATCCTGAAAAGTGGTCTGCTGAAACCCCGGTTCTCTACACACTTGTAATAATGTTAAGAGATTCATCTGGTCAGGTTATTGAATATGAAAGTTGTAAAGTCGGATTTCGGCAGGTTGAGATAAAGAATGGTAAAATATTGTTAAACGGTAAGCCAATTACATTAAAGGGTGTAAACAGACATGAGCATGACGATGAGCGCGGTCACGCAATCACCGTCGAATCGATGATCAAGGACATCAAATTGATGAAACAATTCAATTTTAACGCTGTCAGGACATCACATTATCCTAATCATCCAATATGGTATGACCTGTGTGACGAATACGGCATTTATGTTATTGACGAGGCTAACATCGAATGCCACGGATTAGCCGACCATGGTAAAAGGTTGAGGACGTATTCATGGAAGGATCCGGCTGATGATCCAGAATGGCTGCCGGCATTTATGGACCGAGTAGTAGGCATGGTTGAAAGAGACAAGAACCACCCATGTATTATAATGTGGTCTCTTGGAAACGAGTCTGGTATAGGGGCTAACCATACAGCAATGGCGGCCTGGGTACATGAATACGATCCCACAAGACCAGTCCACTATGAGAGAACAGTTTATGCAAGAGGGAAAATTCCCCGAATAGTTGATGTAATAAGCGTGATGTATCCAACTCTTGAGTATCTAAGACAGTTAGCCGAGGACCCGGAGGATGAGAGACCAATAATAATGTGTGAATACGCCCATTCAATGGGAAATAGCACTGGCAATCTGAAAGAATACTGGGAATTAATTAGAAAATATAGTCGGATCTGCGGGGGATTCATATGGGACTGGGTTGATCAAGGATTGAAGAGAAAAACTCCAGAAGGTATTGAATATTGGGCGTATGGGGGCGACTTCGGCGATAAACCGACTCATAAGAATTTCTGTATTAATGGTCTTGTCTGGCCTAACCGCGAACCTCACCCAGCACTCTGGGAATGCAAAAAGATACAGCAACCTATAGCTGTCGAACCGGTAGACCTCAAAGACGGATTACTGAAGATAACCAATGAGTACGATTTTCTGAACCTGAATGTCTTAGACTGTTTTTGGGAACTTTATGAGGATGCCAATCTTTTGGAAAACGGATGTCTACCCAAATTAGATGTGGAGCCACATGAAAGCGTAATTGTCAGAGTTCCATACAAGATTGTTAATGTAACTCCGGGGGCTGAGTATTGGCTTACTGTACGATTTAAACTTAGGGAGCCTACTTTCTGGGCTGACAAGGGTCATGAAGTCGGTTGGGATCAGTTTAAACTACCACTCGAGTCACCCGGTCCATGCATATCTGTCGAATCTATGCCGCCATTGGAACTCGTTGAGACTGAAGACACAATAATAGCACGGGGAAGAAATTTCTCTTTAGTCTTCGATAAATGTGAAGCGACCATCTCCTCTTTCCAATACCGCAACATTGAATTAATCAGGCGTGGACCCAAGCTTAATGTTTGGCGGGCTCCATTGGATAATGATGCGCCAAGATTGGCAGTTGCTTGGCGCGCTGCTGGTCTTGAAAATCTTAGACACGTAACTGAATATGTTAGAATTAAGACAGCTTCTGAAAGACGTTTAACAATAGAGGCTAAAACATTACTTAGAACTATAGAAGGTTCTGAAAGGTTCGAATGCATCTACAATTATAATATTTGTGGGAGCGGCGACGTGATAATTGATGTAGAGGTTAACCCCCTCCACGGATTACCTCCACACCTACCTAGAATAGGGCTACAGGCCGAAATTCCCGGTAAATATAATATCATGACGTGGTATGGCCGCGGACCCCACGAGAATTATTGGGACAGAAAGGAGGGAGCCGCCATAGGCGTATATAGAAGTACGGTTGATGAACAGTTTGTTCCTTATATAAAGCCGCAGGAGAACGGTAACAAAACAGATGTAAGGTGGGTATCATTTACAGATGAGTCTGGATTCGGTCTTCTTATCGTGGGCATGCCAATTCTTGAGGTGACAGCTCTCCACTATAGGACAGAGGACTTAGCTAATGCAAAACGCACCTGCGATCTTGTTAGGCGAGAGGATATTACAGTGAATTTAGACTATAAGCAGTCGGGTGTTGGTGGAGGAAGTTGCGGTCCAGATACGTTGCCAAAGTATCTAATTAAGCCTGAGCCTACATATTTTAGTCTTAGAATGAGACCTCTATCACCAACTGATGATCCAATGGTTTTAAGTAAGCAAAGAATCTCCTTTTCCGACAATTCTTAA
- a CDS encoding alpha-L-fucosidase, translating to METFKLNWSSISWRVPEWFKDAKFGIYCHFGVYCVPAFDNEWYSHNMYVDGHKANRYHIEKFGHPSKFGYKDFIPLFKAEKFDADEWCNIFLESGAKFAGVVAEHADGFAMWDSDHTDWCAGKMGPERDIVSEVCNAVKKMGLKFITTFHHHWNWGWYPTDDETVDASNPIYSGLYGPRAPRCAFGINPSILPDNNFQTLWMKKIMEVIDKYAPDIIYFDSRLNIIDEKYREEVVEYYYDRIGRLGQHGVVTYKCQDLPAGVGVVTVERSRMNNLKEYVWMEDDSIDWKSWCYVQNPNFKDPGRIIAQLVDVVSKNGVLLLNITPKSDGEIPEEVKKILLEIGEWLRINGEAIYGSRPWRIYGEGPTQFSGDIVREETIGSYKPGDIRFTRKSNTLYAILLEWPGHNITINSLKKSDVKVHEVTLLGLDKKLRWTQNDEGLNVCMPRVKPCNYAYTLKILLDYL from the coding sequence ATGGAAACCTTCAAACTCAACTGGTCCTCCATAAGTTGGAGAGTGCCAGAATGGTTCAAAGATGCCAAATTCGGCATCTATTGCCATTTTGGAGTTTACTGTGTACCTGCATTTGATAATGAATGGTACTCACATAACATGTATGTTGATGGGCATAAAGCGAACAGGTATCATATAGAGAAGTTTGGGCATCCATCAAAGTTTGGATATAAGGATTTTATTCCTCTTTTTAAAGCGGAGAAATTTGATGCCGATGAATGGTGCAACATCTTTCTTGAGTCAGGCGCAAAATTCGCCGGAGTTGTAGCTGAACATGCTGATGGCTTTGCAATGTGGGATAGCGACCACACAGATTGGTGCGCAGGCAAAATGGGGCCAGAAAGGGACATCGTAAGCGAGGTGTGCAACGCTGTTAAAAAAATGGGGCTAAAATTCATTACAACTTTCCACCATCACTGGAATTGGGGGTGGTACCCAACAGACGATGAGACAGTAGATGCCTCAAACCCAATTTATTCTGGACTTTACGGGCCTAGAGCGCCTAGATGTGCCTTTGGAATAAACCCTTCAATTCTGCCCGACAACAATTTTCAGACACTATGGATGAAGAAAATTATGGAGGTTATAGACAAATATGCTCCAGACATCATATACTTTGACAGCAGGCTTAACATTATTGACGAAAAATATAGAGAGGAGGTAGTTGAATATTATTATGATAGAATTGGAAGACTAGGCCAGCACGGTGTTGTCACATATAAGTGCCAGGATCTTCCAGCGGGTGTCGGGGTTGTAACCGTAGAAAGATCGAGAATGAACAATCTAAAAGAGTATGTTTGGATGGAAGACGATTCGATCGATTGGAAATCCTGGTGCTACGTTCAGAATCCAAATTTTAAGGATCCAGGGAGAATAATTGCTCAGCTAGTCGATGTTGTAAGCAAAAATGGCGTATTACTATTAAATATTACGCCAAAATCTGATGGCGAGATTCCAGAGGAAGTTAAGAAAATACTTTTGGAAATTGGTGAATGGTTAAGAATAAATGGAGAGGCCATTTACGGATCTAGACCATGGCGTATATATGGGGAGGGCCCAACACAGTTCTCGGGCGATATCGTAAGGGAGGAGACCATTGGCAGTTACAAACCTGGTGATATACGTTTCACCCGCAAATCTAACACATTATACGCGATCCTTTTGGAATGGCCTGGACACAATATTACGATTAATTCATTGAAAAAGTCTGATGTTAAGGTTCATGAAGTCACTTTGCTTGGTCTGGACAAAAAGTTGAGGTGGACGCAGAATGATGAAGGATTAAACGTGTGTATGCCAAGAGTAAAACCTTGCAATTATGCGTATACTTTAAAAATTTTATTAGACTACCTCTAG
- a CDS encoding four-carbon acid sugar kinase family protein translates to MDPLLSFYGDDFTGSMALAETLTVSGMPTIVLTDAKEANFIREHFPKARAIGIAGTSRSMRSDEMRSHLPPIFEKMKSYGTPIYIYKICSTFDSSKEIGNIGLAIEIAMKIFSPDFVPLIPAAPKFNRFTIFGNHYAAFTNGQIYRLDRHPSLRNHPVTPMHESDLRLCLSEQTTIKTGLINILDIRKGKKHILRQIDRLKELSASIIIFDCLSNRDMKIICEVLWSLRRDKPLFIVGSQELGYGFGKIWADLGITRMALEQSRHRLSAKKPILVVSGTCSPNTERQIDYAVKMGFREIPLCPTSILDASEREREMNRVVQEAITFLKRGVSVIIHSAKGMKDPRIEFMKRKIEEACIEYSEANELLGLGLGEITLEIIEKTKIRRIVICGGDTAGMIQSRLGIKALQIAKPIGIAAPLCYVYSDSDVINGLEIAFKGGQAGDIDYFSRVLAAKTVDFGEATIGSI, encoded by the coding sequence ATGGATCCACTCTTATCATTTTACGGTGACGATTTTACGGGATCCATGGCATTGGCGGAAACCTTGACGGTTTCTGGAATGCCAACTATAGTCCTAACTGATGCAAAAGAGGCGAATTTTATACGTGAGCATTTTCCAAAAGCTAGAGCCATAGGCATAGCTGGAACATCGAGATCCATGCGCTCAGATGAAATGAGAAGTCATCTTCCACCCATCTTCGAAAAGATGAAGTCCTATGGCACCCCAATTTACATATATAAAATATGTTCCACCTTTGACTCATCTAAGGAGATAGGAAATATAGGGTTAGCTATAGAGATTGCTATGAAAATTTTTTCCCCTGATTTTGTACCTCTGATACCAGCGGCGCCAAAATTTAATAGGTTTACAATTTTCGGAAACCATTACGCTGCGTTTACAAATGGACAAATTTATCGGCTTGATAGGCATCCTTCATTGCGAAATCATCCAGTTACCCCCATGCATGAATCAGATCTAAGATTATGCTTATCAGAACAGACGACGATAAAAACCGGATTGATAAACATTTTAGACATTAGGAAAGGAAAAAAGCACATACTTCGCCAAATAGATCGATTAAAAGAATTATCCGCATCAATCATCATCTTTGATTGTTTATCAAATCGTGACATGAAGATCATTTGCGAAGTACTCTGGAGTCTACGGCGCGATAAACCATTGTTCATAGTTGGGTCTCAAGAACTCGGTTATGGATTCGGGAAAATCTGGGCTGATCTTGGGATAACTAGGATGGCATTAGAACAGTCTAGGCATCGGCTGTCTGCAAAGAAGCCTATTCTGGTTGTATCGGGAACATGTTCGCCTAATACTGAGAGACAGATTGATTATGCTGTAAAAATGGGTTTTAGAGAGATACCATTATGCCCGACAAGTATCCTTGACGCATCCGAAAGGGAGCGTGAAATGAATAGGGTTGTTCAGGAAGCTATCACCTTCTTAAAGCGCGGTGTATCAGTTATCATACATTCAGCGAAGGGAATGAAGGATCCGAGAATAGAGTTTATGAAAAGAAAAATTGAGGAAGCATGCATAGAGTATAGTGAGGCTAATGAATTGCTGGGTTTGGGGCTCGGCGAAATCACTTTAGAAATCATAGAGAAGACTAAAATCAGGAGAATCGTGATATGTGGTGGAGATACAGCTGGTATGATACAAAGTCGACTAGGTATCAAAGCACTTCAAATAGCTAAGCCAATTGGAATAGCTGCTCCGCTCTGCTATGTATACAGCGACAGCGACGTTATTAATGGACTTGAGATAGCATTTAAGGGGGGTCAAGCGGGCGACATTGATTACTTTAGCAGAGTATTAGCCGCAAAGACAGTTGACTTTGGTGAGGCAACTATCGGTTCCATCTAG